A stretch of DNA from Cryptomeria japonica chromosome 4, Sugi_1.0, whole genome shotgun sequence:
atagttagcAAATAGAATAGTGAGTAGTGAATAGTTAGTAGCAGAGAAATAGTGAAGAATAGAATatcaattagaatagaagttagattaggagaaggcaaagattgtgtCAAAATCTTGTTGTTAAgagcaattgatttcattgaagttatggtgaatttgatttgttacgtCAACATCTTGCATGAtctttacttctcaatttacttttatgttaattagattgaatggaggaaattgttgaatgtatttatgtggaatccgtttagtcctTACCACTAatctcttgctgattgtaagtgtgccttgtgtggccaattggaatgatatgagcttaattgCAAATTGTTACacgtccattgtttatgcattaacttgaatggtgatcaatgtttgatggtaatcaTTTGAACATCTTTggaatgtccttagaagattgcactgagcttgtgtcaaattgttcagtttgatggtgagaccttgcccagtaggattccatctgatcatccatcttcttacactctaggtcttagaatagactctctcaacccttcatcttttgcccttttttttcaATTCGAGCTTGTTTAGGACAAAAGAGCATCACAATATTGCagcatcagatgatcaagttccagcgattcaagcatttgacaattcaacgcgagtccccttgtgataccagcaatcacatcaaccaacaaagcttatccacacgtcgtgacccgacataccaaaaccttggagttatctcaagtgatccttaagccaaatttcagcatttgagaagctttgttcaagagaggataagatacttttgggtattttattttgtgtttgcatgtgcatgaaaaacacatcaataggttGCCCTTCCATCCCTCAGTTCACCTTGGAGGCTGCCCGTCCTCCTTGATCAAGCCTGAAAGCACAGAAGGATTTCTATTCCATTCCAACCCCCAGCTTATGAGCATGGAAGGTTGGTCATCCATTCCATCTCTGGGTGGCATACTTGATAAGAAGCATGAAGGCTGGTTGTCATCTCTCATGAGCTTGGAAGGCTGGCTGTCCTTCCTATTTGCAACCCGTTTCTCTAAATTCCAAATGGATTATTATACGAATCTACGATTGCATATATATAATAAAGAGAAGCATTTAGATTAGTCACAATGGTCAATAATTTCTGCAAGTACCACTATTGCATGAACATGTATATATGCCTATAATTATATGTTATTCACAGATTTATCTTTTAATCTAGTTTCTGCTATTATAAATATTTACTTCTGCTCTTAATTCTGATTGGATTCCTTTAATCCATAAATCCTTTTCTGCTTGATGCTTGATCATTCGATGCTCCCTCTCAAAGTAAATCTCCCTTCTTTTTATATCCTTTCACTTTGAAGGGATGTATCCTTCCATGATGAATTGCTGCTCTGGATTAATTCGCTGCTCTTCATTAATGTTATCACAAACAATGCCGCCCCCAAGAGGAATTTGCTGACCTTGCTTAGCtccaataaatatatattaattatatttttttagcgGTCTGATTTATTATGATCGGCTGGAGCATGGTACCTTTGGTGAACCTAAGGAGACCCATGGGCTGCCCTCTTAACAAAAaacgattttttaatttttttctaaaaccatCTATATAAACAAAAAGGCCCCTGCATATCAAATTTTGATCTCAAGTGATAACATTGTGAAAATGGCATGCAtcatgaaggtttgtgtggtttcaAAGCCCTTAATTTGGGCTTTCCCCGTGAGGGGTGCTGCCCTTCGACCCtgttgggggcagtgcccccaaaaccccacaaggggcactacccctcAACCCTGTTGGGGGCAATGCTCACAAACCCCCATGAGGGGTGCCCCCAACAGGGTTGAGGGGCAGTGCCCCCAAaaccccacaaggggcactacccctcAACCTTGTTGGGGGCAATGCTCACAAACCCCCATGAGGGGTGCTTCCCCTCAACCCACTTGGGGTCTCCATTCCCAAACCTCCACTAGTTATTAGTTGGTGATGAGAAGTTGGGATCTAACTCTTGAGTGTGTTGAGTTAGGCATTATTGTTGCACAACCTGCTGAAAATCGTTTTAGATGAGACGGCTTGTATAGTACATGGCTAGTGGAAGTGACATTGTAACTCATTGCGGTTCAAgtgaaattgaaccaaatgttgacTTTGATGCAGCTCAGATTACCGGAACTTCAGTCCATTCACCCTTAGGGCCTACAGCCCAGATTTCAGGATCTTGAGTtctttcacccttggggctcatCTATCATGAGTTGGTTTTACTCCGTCTCTCCCTAACAGCATCACACCACTCCTCAGGAAAAAAGGAATTAGAACTGGTTAAGAGCTTGGGACTGTAAATATGTCAACAACTGAAATTAAGTATgcctgtcatacatattgcagtctatgtTAATATTACTGTTAAATTCTGCCTAAGAACATCATCAAGCTTCAGATatcaagcatacatattaagcacatccccatgcatatcatcaagaacaaggatgttactgcctataacttaataacagttctgatctgatctgatcgatggtgatgtcactagatgcttttgattccttccctttatatctctcaatgtgagggagaggtcacacctcttcatcatttatgccctttggcaagagacacaccctttacCATTAGCAccatttgaaagagtgcaactcttcattatttctgccctttgaaagggacacaacctttcataatcacaTTTGCACTTCCGATTTTCAAATtacccccctctcaaatgaggttctcttctcccttttatatctcattgttaagggagtcacaacttttccttccatgtcttttgaccattcattgacttaattaaatattaattaattatatttaattatatttaattatattcttttatattttaatttaatttttaatatttaaatttattattattatttattattattttctatttcaaagtggggacattacagcaaTATGAAGTTTGTGTGGTTTTGAGGGCCTTAATTTGGGCTTGGTAGACCCCTTGCTGTTTCCAATCCAGGCCCTTAATTGAGGCTTCGGTGGGGGTGCTGTGCCTAGACCCTCTGCTGTCCGCAAATCTAGGTCATTGGTCCCTGAGTTCCCTATATCCGCATGTTCGGTTGTCGCGAGATTTTATGGAACATAGTAATTTTGGCGTCAGCTTCATGTACAACCCAAAGGAATGTCGAAACATAAAAACTATTATCTCTGTAGCAGGCAGAGACcaataaaaatatgaataaaactgACACAAGCTGACATTTGTTTTGATTCCGTTAATTATATATGATGGCCTCAAAAAAGGTGGCGGCTTGTGTTATTAATAATTAGATGTATTTTTATAAGCTGTCTTTCCTTCCTGTTTTAAGCTATTTGTAGTCTGCTACCATATTTATGTTTTATGACCAGTTTACTGTAGAATAAATATGAACTGTGTGATCTTACTTTAACTTTTCCATTCAAAATAAGCATGAAGATCTTGAAGATCTTGTAGAAGGCAAGCTAGAAAGATCTCTTATATATTCCTAAGATTTTTTACTTGACTCTTTCCAAACTATTCTTTCCTGTGCAAATCTTTCATATAGTGGATCAAGTTTTGGTTCTGCTGATATTGATTTCTACCATTTTGTTTAGATAAGTTTCATCCATTTTTCTCGGTTTGCTTGCAGACAGAATGGACAAGAGAGGAGGATGAGAAGCTACTTCATCTTGCAAAGCTTATGCCAACACAGTGGAGGACAATTGCACCAATTGTTGGACGAACTCCATCTCAATGCCTGGAACGTTATGAGAAACTTTTGGATGCGGCATGTGTAAAGGATGAAAATTATGAACCTGCTGATGATCCTCGGAAGTTAAGGCCTGGCGAAATAGACCCTAATCCAGAATCAAAACCTGCAAGGCCTGATCCAGTTGATatggatgaagatgaaaaagagatGTTATCTGAAGCACGAGCCCGCTTGGCTAACACCAGAGgtaagaaagcaaagagaaaagcaCGAGAAAAACAACTTGAGGAGGCAAGAAGGCTTGCCTCCCTTCAGAAACGGAGGGAATTGAAGGCAGCAGGCATTGATGGCAAACAGAGGAAAAGAAAGcggaaaggaattgattataatgcaGAGATTCCATTTGAGAAGAAGCCTCCACCGGGATTTTTTGATGTTGCAGATGAAGAAAGACAGGTTGTGCAGCCTCAGTTTCCAACTACAATAGAAGAGCTAGAAGGAAAGAGACGGGTCGATATAGAAGCTCAGTTAAGAAAACAAGATATTGCACGCAATAAAATAGTACAGAGGCATGATGCACCCTCAGCTGTAATGCAGGTTAACAAGCTCAATGATCCAGAAGCAGTTAGGAAGAGATCAAAACTCATGCTCCCAGCTCCACAAATTTCAGATCGAGAGCTTGAAGAAATAGCAAAAATGGGTTATGCAAGTGACCTTGTCATGGGGGAAGATGAACTTGCAGAGGGTAGTGGTGCTGCCCGTGACCTCCTTGCAAACTATAGTCAGACCCCACGGCTGGGCATGACACCTTTAAGAACGCCACAAAGAACTCCAGGTGGGAAAGGAGATGCCATCATGATGGAGGCTGAAAATCAAGCACGTTTAAGGGAGGCACAGACTCCACTGTTTGGGGGAGAAAACCCAGAGCTGCATCCCTCTGATTTCTCAGGAGTCACTCCCAAAAAAAAGGAGGTTCAGACGCCAAATCCTATTGCAACACCTCTGCACACTCCTGGAGCAATTGGTTCAACTCCTCGAATTGGAATGACGCCATCAAGAGAGTTATCTACATTTGGCATGACTCCTAAAGGCACCCCTATTCGAGACGAGCTTCATATAAATGAAGGCATGGAAACTCCTGACAGCTCCAAGGCTGAAAGTCGAAGGCAAGCAGAGATAAGGAGGAATCTACGAGCTGGTTTGAATGAACTTCCTGCACCACAGAATGAATATCAGATAGTTATCCCTGACCCCCCAACAGAGGATATTGAAGCGGTGGAACAAATGGAGGAAGACATGTCTGATAAGTTAGCTAGAGAGAAAGCAGAAGAAGCTGCAAGGCAGGCAGCTTTGCTTAGAAAAAGATCAAAGGTCTTGCAGAGGGGTCTTCCGAGACCTCCTCTTGCTGCTGTTGATTTCATTAAGAATTCTCTGAAAAGCATTGCTGATGATAATGGTTCCCTTGCACCAGCAAACTTCATGGAGCAAGCTGATGAATTGATCAGAAAAGAGCTAATATCTTTACTGGAGCATGACAATGTGAAGTATCCACTTGAAGATGGCCTGGGAAAGGAAAGAAAGAAGGGCAACAAGAATAACCCAAACGGAAGGCCACAAGGTCCTATTCCTcaaatagatgattttgatgagggaGAACTAATAGAGGTATACATTCCAGGTTTGACTTGCCTTTAACTATGTTATGTACATGATCTGGTAATATTTGCCAGTTTGTGATTCCTTCTGTCTTAATTAATCAGCCTGCTAATGCGTGGACTATTATTGAAAGGAATGTTTCAATTGTTTCCTTAATTTGCTTTGGCACTATTTTATTTTCTATAGCTTGTTTGAAGGCAGTAAACAAGGTCTTAAGTTTGGTTGTATAATGAGAATAATCTCATAGCTGTCGTGAATTTTTTAATTCAACTGTCTATGGTTTAACCATAGTAAACCTTCATCCAAATATCATCAATCGTgagttttgaatattttttgtttatCAGCTTTGTCATACaagtgaaattttttatttatgccAACATATCTGCttgttttcattgttttacttccaGGCATCACAATTAATTGAAGATGAAGTCTCAATCCTAAGGGTGGGAATGGGCCATGAAGAAGCTTCAGTGGATGACTTTTCTGAAGCCCATAATGCTTGTCTTGAAGATATGATGTTCTTCCCAGGTCGTAACACCTATGGTCTTGCAAGTGTGGCCAGTGTTGCAGATAAACTTGCAGCACTACAGAATGAATTTGAGAATGTGCGGAATCATATGGAAAGTGGGACAAGAAAAGCTGTTCGTCTTGAGCAAAAGTTGAAAACGTTGACTCAAGGCTATCAGGTATGCATGATCTTTTAAAATTGTTTTTAGTGTATGAGACTTGAAAGCAAGTTATTTTTCTGCTCGAATATGGTTTTGTGATACGTAGCTCATTTGAAACAGTTTAATGTGATAAGGATGATTTATCTTCTTCAATTATCTAGAGTGGTATGATAGAGCTTTTTTCTGCTCTTAGCCTTCTTGTGTATCATGTTAACATTACTTCTAACCTACTTTAAGGTTTGCATTATTTAGCAATCTTATTGTTTAAACTTTTGTTGTTTGTGTGGACAGCTGAGGGCAGGTAAACTCTGGACACAAATAGAGGCAGCCTTCAAACAGGCAGATACTGCCGGTACTGAACTGGAATGTTTCcgagcattacacaagcaagaggAATTGGCAGCTTCTAATAGAATTGAAAGCTTGCGAGAAGCAGTCAGTCAGCAGAAAGATCTTGAAAGACAACTACAGTTTAAATATGAAAATCTACTTGTGGAACAAGATAATATGCAGAAACTTTTACAGGAATATAAGGAAAGGACAGCTCAACAAAATGATAATAACATTGGGGATAGCAGCAATCCTGAATCGGCACAGTTAGATTCTTGCCAGGTtgatataggtggattagaaactgaGAAGGTTGTGAATGACTGCACTTCCGACCTGGCACAGTTGGCTTCGCACCAGGCTGATATGGATAGAATGGAAACTGATAAGGTTGTGGATGGAAGCAACGCTGAACTGGCACAGTCAACTTCTTGTCAGGTTGGTATGGAGGGATTAGAAAGTGAGAAGATTGTCACAGAAGCCTTGGAAGTTTCATTTAAAGGCAATGATATTGCAATGTTGGACAGCAATCAAGCTTTTGATGGTCATTCTTCTTTGTCACCAGTCGAGGATGGTATTGAGAAGGTTACGAGTCCTGGTCAAAACAAAGATGGGGTAGAAAATTCTGGAAATGCTACTAACATAAAGGCTGATCATGTACTTAAGTCGGATGGGCCTAATTCTATTTTAGAGGATAAAACAATTGACCAAGTTTCATGTGGGCATACTGCTGATTTACATGGTGAACATATTGAAGAGGTCATGCAACAGCAGGGTGACGTGATGGTCACTTTGGATGGTCATATTTCTGTTGCAGATGATGTAGATGCTCAACATGAAAAGCAACATGATACTGACATGGTAGCTCAGTCAGAGAGCCAGCATAATGTTGTGACAGATGATAATGTTGAACAATTAAATCTTTTGACAGATGATAATGTTGAACAATCAAATCACCAGAACACAAAGATGATGATTCAGTCAGATGTTCAGAATGATGTTTCAATGGATGAGAATGCTGAACAAGCAAATAAACATGATACTGCCCTGGTAGCTCAGCCAGATGTTCAgaatgatgttttgttggataagaatgttgaagaagcaaaacaACATAAAACTGACCTGGCTGCTCATTCAGATGCTCAAAATGGTCTTGTGAAAGATAAAGACATTGAAcaagttgaaaaagagaaagaaatggtAGATTTACCAATACCTCCTCTGAATGATATCAAAGATGATGTTATTGGACCTGTGAAGTTGCAAAATCCTCTCCCTATGTTAGTTGTGGATTTGTCTGTTGAAAATCCTAGTAAAAAGataaagattttggatgatatggAAAAAGGTGTTTCAGCACAGATGCAGCCAGAGGTCGGTAACAAAGTTGAAGATCCCAACAAACAGGTACAGGTTTTcgatgatttggaaaaagatgttTCAGCACAGACAGAGCCAGAGGTTGGCAACACAGTTGACGGGATTGTGGATGATTGTAAAACTAGGTTTGAGGAGCAGCCACTTCTGTCAAATGCTGATGCTGAAACAGAAAATATTATCATTACAGAGAGAGAACAGTTTGCCTCACATACGGAGCATGTTATACCTTGACAATATTATGGACGTGGTGAGGCCTTTATTTGTTTTTGGTCTGACATTTGTTAGCATAGAACAAAGCTAGAATCAATAGTTGTCATTATGAAGAGGGTGTAGACCATAGATGAAAAACTCTCCGAGTCTTTCACAGACTTGCGAGCCCTAGTTGGACACGAGTCACTCGTGGGTAAACTCGGCAAGTGTTTTTAAAAAACCTGCAGTGATTTAAAACCTAAAAAATTGCCGAAAACCGCTGAAAATTGTGGAAAAAATCGGtggtaaaaaaaattttaaatttttatttcgtCGAAAACCTAAATTATATTACGTATTTTGTCTTTTGCTGGTGCGACGAGGAGTATTTGCAACGCGGGCGACGCGAATAGGCACAATAACGGGGAAAAAAAGCCCGATACACAAAGTTACCAGGTTTTAATCGATTTTCtatatatttcaaacaaaattttAGTAATACGGTTATTCAAGGATGAAAAATCTATATGAGCAAGGATGAACAATCTATATATTTCAAGTTAAAAATATATGTTGCAAAAATATAAAGAATTTATAATAATCTTGATTTCTAATAATGCACCATTTAGAAATGTAAGGAAATTAGTAATAACTGGAATATAGctaaaaattgtttaaattttaggGAGCTAAAGATCTGCAATTTATTAGAGTTTTATGCATAATAGAGTTTCCAacttcatatttaaaaaaaaaatgtattttcaaatgttcgataaggTTGCCGAGTTAATGTTGAGTTTTTCCCCGATTCTTCGTGAGTCccgagttttaaattttttttgagcttgccgagtcattgccaagtccgagtttttcaactatggtgtAGACAACTACATAACTTTGGGAATAAGACATTGTTCTCAGGCAGGACCTACATTGACTACTATCAATTGGAGTACTTAATAGAATTGTCTTTGAGACAGTCCTCGTACTTGTGAA
This window harbors:
- the LOC131029479 gene encoding cell division cycle 5-like protein; translation: MRIMIKGGVWKNTEDEILKAAVMKYGKNQWARISSLLVRKSAKQCKARWYEWLDPSIKKTEWTREEDEKLLHLAKLMPTQWRTIAPIVGRTPSQCLERYEKLLDAACVKDENYEPADDPRKLRPGEIDPNPESKPARPDPVDMDEDEKEMLSEARARLANTRGKKAKRKAREKQLEEARRLASLQKRRELKAAGIDGKQRKRKRKGIDYNAEIPFEKKPPPGFFDVADEERQVVQPQFPTTIEELEGKRRVDIEAQLRKQDIARNKIVQRHDAPSAVMQVNKLNDPEAVRKRSKLMLPAPQISDRELEEIAKMGYASDLVMGEDELAEGSGAARDLLANYSQTPRLGMTPLRTPQRTPGGKGDAIMMEAENQARLREAQTPLFGGENPELHPSDFSGVTPKKKEVQTPNPIATPLHTPGAIGSTPRIGMTPSRELSTFGMTPKGTPIRDELHINEGMETPDSSKAESRRQAEIRRNLRAGLNELPAPQNEYQIVIPDPPTEDIEAVEQMEEDMSDKLAREKAEEAARQAALLRKRSKVLQRGLPRPPLAAVDFIKNSLKSIADDNGSLAPANFMEQADELIRKELISLLEHDNVKYPLEDGLGKERKKGNKNNPNGRPQGPIPQIDDFDEGELIEASQLIEDEVSILRVGMGHEEASVDDFSEAHNACLEDMMFFPGRNTYGLASVASVADKLAALQNEFENVRNHMESGTRKAVRLEQKLKTLTQGYQLRAGKLWTQIEAAFKQADTAGTELECFRALHKQEELAASNRIESLREAVSQQKDLERQLQFKYENLLVEQDNMQKLLQEYKERTAQQNDNNIGDSSNPESAQLDSCQVDIGGLETEKVVNDCTSDLAQLASHQADMDRMETDKVVDGSNAELAQSTSCQVGMEGLESEKIVTEALEVSFKGNDIAMLDSNQAFDGHSSLSPVEDGIEKVTSPGQNKDGVENSGNATNIKADHVLKSDGPNSILEDKTIDQVSCGHTADLHGEHIEEVMQQQGDVMVTLDGHISVADDVDAQHEKQHDTDMVAQSESQHNVVTDDNVEQLNLLTDDNVEQSNHQNTKMMIQSDVQNDVSMDENAEQANKHDTALVAQPDVQNDVLLDKNVEEAKQHKTDLAAHSDAQNGLVKDKDIEQVEKEKEMVDLPIPPLNDIKDDVIGPVKLQNPLPMLVVDLSVENPSKKIKILDDMEKGVSAQMQPEVGNKVEDPNKQVQVFDDLEKDVSAQTEPEVGNTVDGIVDDCKTRFEEQPLLSNADAETENIIITEREQFASHTEHVIP